One region of Streptomyces leeuwenhoekii genomic DNA includes:
- a CDS encoding peptidoglycan recognition protein family protein — MRVVRGPGRSQGLVRGPARRAVPLPAAVRTLLWCLPGAAAAVALALCATGVERAATQARSAGIRPAAQHVAPRPPIVPRTRWLGDAARRQPPPRYDDAVVAVFLHHTDTPNGYDCADAPRIIRDLYAGQTGARDWDDIGYNFLVDRCGTIYEGRAGGTDRPVTGAHTQGFNHRTTGIAALGTFTAGVPVPRALTDAIAALAAWKLGGSGTDPRATVRLVSSNGRSRYAAGSTATLPAVAGHDDGYQTSCPGAALSARLPEIRERAARLQGRAQAPARALAP; from the coding sequence ATGCGTGTCGTTCGCGGACCCGGGCGGTCCCAGGGCCTCGTCCGGGGCCCGGCGCGGCGTGCGGTGCCCCTGCCGGCCGCCGTCCGGACCCTGCTGTGGTGCCTGCCCGGCGCCGCCGCCGCGGTGGCGCTGGCGCTGTGCGCGACCGGCGTCGAGCGCGCCGCGACCCAGGCCCGCTCCGCCGGGATCCGCCCCGCCGCGCAGCACGTCGCGCCCCGGCCGCCCATCGTGCCCCGGACCCGGTGGCTGGGCGACGCCGCCCGCCGCCAGCCGCCGCCGCGCTACGACGACGCGGTCGTCGCCGTCTTCCTGCACCACACCGACACCCCCAACGGCTACGACTGCGCGGACGCCCCGCGCATCATCCGCGACCTGTACGCGGGCCAGACCGGCGCCCGCGACTGGGACGACATCGGCTACAACTTCCTCGTCGACCGCTGCGGCACCATCTACGAGGGCCGCGCCGGCGGCACCGACCGCCCCGTCACCGGCGCCCACACCCAGGGCTTCAACCACCGCACCACCGGCATCGCCGCCCTCGGCACCTTCACCGCGGGCGTCCCCGTGCCCCGCGCGCTGACCGACGCGATCGCCGCGCTGGCCGCCTGGAAACTGGGCGGGTCCGGGACCGACCCCCGCGCGACGGTCCGGCTGGTCTCCAGCAACGGGCGCAGCCGGTACGCCGCCGGGTCCACCGCCACGCTGCCCGCCGTCGCGGGCCACGACGACGGCTACCAGACGAGCTGCCCCGGCGCGGCCCTCAGCGCCCGTCTCCCCGAGATCCGGGAGCGGGCGGCCCGGCTCCAGGGCCGGGCCCAGGCCCCCGCACGGGCGCTGGCCCCTTGA
- a CDS encoding NAD(P)/FAD-dependent oxidoreductase has translation MLEPTYQADVVVVGAGVAGLAAAHRLTGAGVSTVVLEAAHGVGGRMATEKVDGFRLDRIGQLLSTAYSELRLAPGLDGLALRSFAPGVLLHSDGRRHRAGAVASAGSARGAFAGGTRGALHVVRALAGAPRPGSAPRRLASAPRTPGRAAPVPRGRAGAPLGTAVDQARLGAALTRLAGTPVDRLLARPELPAAQALEARGLPARAVDGFLRPLLSALLCDPELTTSSRCADLALRAFAGGRLCLPEGGAEALPERLARALPPGTVRTGVRVTSIATNAVTTAEHGEIRCRAVLLATGARAAAELLPGLRVPDFHPVTVVHHTTDEPPATGAALLLDADRGGPVAHTAVVSHVDPSRAPAGRALVSSTVLGPPPPGVDTAVRMHLERLYGTSTARWETLAVHHTAEAVPAMRPPHDPHRPVRLLAGLYVCGDHRDTSTVQGALRSAHRAAAAILADLGAAGSMHAADPLPAARAA, from the coding sequence GTGCTTGAGCCCACGTACCAGGCGGACGTCGTCGTCGTGGGGGCCGGGGTCGCCGGACTCGCCGCGGCACACCGGCTGACCGGCGCTGGAGTGTCGACCGTGGTCCTGGAGGCCGCCCATGGGGTGGGCGGCCGGATGGCGACCGAGAAGGTGGACGGATTCCGGCTCGACAGAATCGGGCAGTTGCTGTCCACGGCCTATTCCGAACTACGGCTCGCTCCCGGGCTGGACGGCCTCGCGCTGCGGTCGTTCGCCCCGGGGGTGCTGCTGCACAGCGACGGGCGCCGCCACCGTGCGGGCGCGGTGGCGAGCGCGGGGAGCGCCCGGGGCGCGTTCGCCGGGGGCACAAGGGGCGCACTCCATGTGGTGCGCGCCCTGGCCGGCGCCCCCCGGCCGGGATCTGCGCCCAGGCGGCTCGCGTCCGCGCCGAGGACGCCCGGGAGGGCGGCGCCGGTGCCCCGCGGCCGGGCGGGCGCTCCACTGGGCACCGCCGTCGACCAGGCCCGCCTCGGGGCCGCCCTCACACGGCTGGCGGGCACGCCCGTCGACCGGCTGCTGGCCCGCCCCGAGCTGCCCGCCGCACAGGCCCTCGAGGCCCGCGGTCTGCCCGCCCGCGCGGTCGACGGTTTTCTGCGTCCCCTGCTCTCCGCGCTGCTGTGCGACCCGGAGCTGACCACCTCCAGCCGGTGCGCGGACCTCGCGCTGCGCGCCTTCGCCGGCGGGCGCCTGTGCCTGCCGGAGGGGGGCGCGGAGGCGCTGCCCGAGCGGCTGGCGCGCGCCCTGCCGCCGGGCACCGTGCGCACCGGTGTCCGGGTCACCTCGATCGCCACCAACGCGGTGACCACCGCCGAGCACGGCGAGATCCGCTGCCGGGCCGTCCTGCTGGCGACCGGCGCGCGCGCCGCCGCCGAGCTGCTGCCCGGTCTGCGCGTGCCGGACTTCCACCCGGTGACGGTGGTGCACCACACCACGGACGAGCCGCCCGCGACCGGTGCCGCGCTGCTCCTCGACGCCGACCGCGGCGGCCCGGTCGCGCACACGGCGGTGGTCAGCCATGTCGACCCGTCCCGGGCCCCGGCCGGCAGGGCGCTGGTGTCCTCCACCGTGCTGGGCCCGCCGCCGCCCGGCGTGGACACCGCCGTACGCATGCACCTGGAGCGTCTGTACGGCACCTCGACGGCGCGCTGGGAGACGCTCGCCGTGCACCACACCGCCGAGGCGGTGCCCGCGATGCGCCCGCCGCACGACCCGCACCGGCCCGTGCGGCTGCTGGCCGGGCTGTACGTGTGCGGCGACCACCGGGACACCAGCACGGTGCAGGGCGCGCTGCGCTCCGCGCACCGGGCGGCGGCGGCGATCCTGGCCGACCTGGGGGCCGCGGGCTCGATGCACGCGGCCGACCCGCTGCCGGCCGCGCGGGCGGCCTGA
- the lipA gene encoding lipoyl synthase: MSAVAPDGRKMLRLEVRNSQTPIERKPEWIKTRAKMGPEYTKMQNLVKSEGLHTVCQEAGCPNIYECWEDREATFLIGGDQCTRRCDFCQIDTGKPEALDRDEPRRVGESVVTMDLNYATITGVARDDLPDGGAWLYAETVRQIHQQTADREAGRTKVELLAPDFNAVPELLQEVFESRPEVFAHNVETVPRIFKRIRPGFRYERSLKVITEARDFGLVTKSNLILGMGETREEISEALKELHDAGCELITITQYLRPSVRHHPVERWVKPQEFVELKEEAEQIGFSGVMSGPLVRSSYRAGRLYQMAIEQRHSAAPRQESAAVATQAV, encoded by the coding sequence GTGTCCGCAGTCGCACCCGACGGACGCAAGATGCTGCGCCTGGAGGTCCGCAACAGCCAGACCCCCATCGAGCGCAAGCCCGAGTGGATCAAGACCCGGGCGAAAATGGGTCCCGAGTACACGAAGATGCAGAACCTCGTGAAGAGCGAGGGCCTGCACACGGTCTGCCAGGAAGCCGGCTGCCCCAACATCTACGAGTGCTGGGAGGACCGGGAGGCCACCTTCCTCATCGGCGGCGACCAGTGCACCCGGCGCTGCGACTTCTGCCAGATCGACACCGGCAAGCCCGAGGCGCTCGACCGCGACGAACCCCGCCGCGTCGGCGAGTCCGTGGTCACCATGGACCTGAACTACGCCACCATCACCGGCGTCGCCCGCGACGACCTCCCGGACGGCGGCGCCTGGCTGTACGCCGAGACCGTGCGCCAGATCCACCAGCAGACGGCGGACCGCGAGGCCGGCCGCACCAAGGTCGAGCTGCTCGCCCCCGACTTCAACGCGGTGCCGGAGCTGCTCCAGGAGGTCTTCGAGTCCCGCCCCGAGGTCTTCGCGCACAACGTCGAGACGGTCCCCCGCATCTTCAAGCGCATCCGCCCCGGCTTCCGCTACGAGCGCTCCCTGAAGGTGATCACCGAGGCCCGCGACTTCGGTCTGGTCACCAAGTCCAACCTGATCCTCGGCATGGGCGAGACCCGTGAGGAGATCAGCGAGGCACTGAAGGAGCTGCACGACGCCGGCTGCGAGCTGATCACCATCACGCAGTACCTGCGCCCGTCCGTGCGCCACCACCCCGTGGAGCGCTGGGTCAAGCCGCAGGAGTTCGTGGAGCTGAAGGAGGAGGCCGAGCAGATCGGCTTCTCCGGCGTGATGTCCGGCCCGCTGGTGCGCTCCTCCTACCGCGCGGGGCGCCTGTACCAGATGGCGATCGAGCAGCGCCACTCGGCCGCTCCCCGGCAGGAGAGCGCGGCCGTCGCCACCCAGGCCGTCTGA
- the lipB gene encoding lipoyl(octanoyl) transferase LipB — MSELRFVRMGFGSEAVEYQQAWDEQRRVHAARFADEVPDTVLLLEHPPVYTAGRRTADDERPLDGTPVIDVDRGGKITWHGPGQLVGYPIQKLPRPVDVVAHVRRLEEALIRTCAEFGLETTRVEGRSGVWVLGDPVERRPALGGLSLDFDPRLNDDEFDPRLNGPEYAPSNAGQRREDRKIAQIGIRVAKGVTMHGFSFNVNPDMTWFDRIIPCGIRDAGVASLAGELGRDVTIAEVLPVVERHLRDVLENADLKPRVIEKTPA; from the coding sequence GTGAGTGAGTTGCGGTTCGTCCGCATGGGGTTCGGATCCGAGGCCGTCGAGTACCAGCAGGCGTGGGACGAGCAGCGCCGGGTGCACGCGGCGCGGTTCGCCGACGAGGTTCCCGACACCGTGCTGCTTCTCGAACACCCGCCGGTCTACACGGCGGGCCGGCGCACCGCGGACGACGAGAGGCCCCTCGACGGCACCCCCGTCATCGACGTGGACCGCGGCGGGAAGATCACCTGGCACGGACCGGGCCAGTTGGTGGGCTACCCGATCCAGAAGCTCCCGCGCCCGGTGGACGTGGTCGCGCACGTACGACGGCTGGAGGAGGCGCTGATCCGCACCTGCGCGGAGTTCGGCCTGGAGACGACCCGGGTGGAGGGCCGCAGCGGCGTGTGGGTCCTCGGCGACCCCGTCGAGCGGCGGCCCGCCCTCGGCGGCCTGTCCCTGGACTTCGACCCGCGCCTGAACGACGACGAGTTCGACCCGCGTCTGAACGGCCCGGAGTACGCCCCGTCCAACGCCGGCCAGCGCCGCGAGGACCGCAAGATCGCGCAGATCGGCATCCGGGTGGCCAAGGGCGTCACCATGCACGGCTTCTCGTTCAACGTGAACCCCGACATGACGTGGTTCGACCGCATCATCCCCTGCGGGATCCGGGACGCGGGCGTCGCCTCGCTCGCCGGCGAACTGGGCCGGGACGTGACCATCGCGGAGGTGCTGCCGGTGGTCGAACGCCATCTGCGGGACGTCCTGGAGAACGCGGACCTGAAGCCGAGGGTGATCGAGAAGACCCCGGCATAA
- a CDS encoding GNAT family N-acetyltransferase, protein MPSAHIRPARPDDEEALRRLDRESWSYLHAVSPRPEPDEPFFRETCGPGDHLVAELDGRLVGYVRLGFPTPLASNAHVRQIRGLAVDEAARGLGVGRALVRAAVEEARRLGARRITLRVLGPNTAARKLYESEGFVVEGVQPEEFCLDGRYVDDVLMGQPLV, encoded by the coding sequence ATGCCCTCTGCGCACATACGCCCCGCCCGCCCCGACGACGAGGAGGCGCTGCGGCGACTCGACCGCGAATCCTGGTCCTACCTGCACGCCGTCAGCCCGCGCCCGGAACCGGACGAGCCGTTCTTCCGCGAGACCTGCGGCCCCGGCGACCATCTGGTCGCCGAGCTCGACGGCCGGCTCGTGGGGTATGTCCGCCTCGGCTTCCCCACCCCGCTCGCGTCCAACGCGCACGTGCGGCAGATCCGCGGTCTCGCCGTCGACGAGGCCGCCCGGGGCCTGGGCGTCGGCCGCGCGCTGGTCCGCGCCGCCGTCGAGGAGGCCCGCCGCCTGGGCGCCCGCCGCATCACCCTGCGCGTCCTCGGCCCCAACACGGCGGCCCGGAAGCTCTACGAGTCCGAGGGCTTCGTCGTCGAGGGCGTGCAGCCGGAGGAGTTCTGCCTGGACGGGCGGTACGTCGACGACGTGCTGATGGGACAGCCGCTGGTCTGA
- a CDS encoding DUF4240 domain-containing protein, with translation MDETEFWELIDATREAAEGDPEEQADLLVERLCGLDPEGVLDFARHFEARYRRAFTWDLWAAAWVLLDGASDDVFDSFRCWLIGQGREVYEGAVHDPDALAELLDDFDEEIDGDGEELGYAADEAYEQLTGVVAPELGLAPAPAEPQGTPLDLEDDQALAERLPRLWERFGA, from the coding sequence ATGGACGAGACGGAGTTCTGGGAGCTGATCGACGCCACCCGCGAGGCCGCCGAGGGAGACCCCGAGGAACAGGCCGACCTGCTCGTGGAGCGGTTGTGCGGGCTGGACCCGGAGGGGGTCCTGGACTTCGCCCGCCATTTCGAGGCCCGCTACCGGCGCGCGTTCACCTGGGACCTGTGGGCCGCCGCCTGGGTGCTGCTCGACGGGGCGAGCGACGACGTGTTCGACTCCTTCCGGTGCTGGCTGATCGGCCAGGGCCGCGAGGTGTACGAGGGTGCCGTGCACGACCCGGACGCGCTCGCCGAACTGCTGGACGACTTCGACGAGGAGATCGACGGCGACGGCGAGGAGCTGGGGTACGCGGCCGACGAGGCGTATGAGCAGCTCACCGGGGTCGTCGCGCCGGAGCTGGGGCTGGCCCCCGCGCCGGCGGAGCCGCAGGGCACGCCGCTGGACCTGGAGGACGACCAGGCGCTCGCCGAGCGGCTGCCCCGGCTGTGGGAGCGGTTCGGGGCGTGA
- a CDS encoding helix-turn-helix transcriptional regulator produces MRAARLIKMVLLLQTRPSMTAAELARELEVSERTVTRDAQALSEAGVPVYAERGRAGGYRLIGGYRTRLTGLHRGEAEALFLSGVPGALREMGLEDAASAARLKVSAALLPSLRDASRTAAQRFHLDAPDWFKQPETPELLPAVADAVWDDRRITARYRRGEQEAVRELEPYGLVLKAGVWYLCARVPSGRGAFRVYRIDRFTAVDAGAERFTRDEEFDLPAFWAERAEQFARSILRAEVVVRLSPRGVRGLAYAVDPRAAREALDAAGAAGADGWVTVTLPVESEEVAHTQLRMLGPEAEVLAPESLRERFAGDARRMAGLYGHPEP; encoded by the coding sequence ATGCGCGCTGCCCGGCTGATCAAGATGGTGCTGCTGCTCCAGACCCGGCCCTCCATGACCGCCGCCGAGCTCGCCCGTGAGCTGGAGGTCTCGGAGCGGACCGTGACGCGGGACGCTCAGGCGCTGTCGGAGGCGGGCGTGCCGGTGTACGCGGAACGGGGGCGGGCCGGCGGGTACCGGCTGATCGGCGGCTACCGCACCCGGCTGACCGGACTGCACCGCGGCGAGGCGGAGGCGCTGTTCCTGTCCGGCGTGCCGGGGGCGCTGCGCGAGATGGGGCTCGAGGACGCGGCGTCGGCGGCCCGCCTGAAGGTGTCGGCGGCGCTGCTGCCGTCCCTGCGGGACGCCTCCCGCACGGCGGCGCAGCGCTTCCATCTGGACGCCCCGGACTGGTTCAAGCAGCCCGAGACGCCCGAGCTGCTCCCGGCGGTCGCGGACGCGGTCTGGGACGACCGGCGGATCACCGCCCGTTACCGGCGCGGCGAGCAGGAGGCCGTCCGGGAGCTGGAGCCGTACGGGCTCGTGCTCAAGGCGGGGGTCTGGTACCTGTGCGCGCGGGTGCCGTCCGGCCGGGGCGCCTTCCGGGTGTACCGGATCGACCGGTTCACGGCGGTGGACGCCGGTGCGGAGCGGTTCACGCGGGACGAGGAGTTCGACCTGCCCGCCTTCTGGGCGGAGCGGGCGGAGCAGTTCGCGCGGTCCATCCTGCGCGCCGAGGTCGTCGTACGGCTGTCCCCGCGGGGCGTGCGGGGGCTCGCGTACGCGGTGGATCCGCGGGCGGCGCGGGAGGCGCTCGACGCCGCCGGGGCGGCCGGCGCGGACGGGTGGGTGACGGTGACGCTGCCGGTGGAGTCCGAGGAGGTCGCCCACACGCAGTTGCGGATGCTCGGGCCGGAGGCCGAGGTGCTGGCGCCGGAGAGTCTGCGGGAGCGGTTCGCGGGGGACGCGCGGCGGATGGCCGGGCTGTACGGGCACCCGGAGCCCTGA
- a CDS encoding TIGR01777 family oxidoreductase yields the protein MERSRVAVAGASGLIGGALARSLAADGHEVVRLVRRAPRSPGEVWWDPERGQVDAAGLAGCDAVVNLAGAGVGDRRWTAAYKDRIRRSRVLGTTALAGALARLEPRPRVFVSGSAIGYYGETGVRAVDESAPPGKGFLPALCVEWEAAAAPAREAGVRTVFPRTGLVVARGGGAWGRLFPLFRAGLGGRLGDGRQYWSFIALHDEVAAIRHLMDRDDLSGPFNLTAPRPLTNREITAAMGRVLHRPAPFAVPAPVLRAVLGEMAGDVLGSARVLPARLLESGFRFTFPEIEEAIRAA from the coding sequence ATGGAACGTTCCCGTGTCGCGGTGGCCGGCGCGTCCGGTCTCATCGGCGGTGCCCTGGCGCGGTCCCTGGCCGCGGACGGGCACGAGGTGGTGCGGCTGGTGCGCCGGGCGCCGAGAAGCCCGGGCGAGGTGTGGTGGGATCCCGAGCGCGGGCAGGTGGACGCGGCCGGGCTCGCCGGGTGCGACGCCGTGGTGAATCTCGCGGGGGCCGGGGTCGGCGACCGCCGGTGGACCGCGGCCTACAAGGACCGCATCCGCCGCAGCCGGGTCCTCGGCACGACGGCGCTGGCCGGGGCGCTGGCCCGGCTGGAGCCACGGCCGCGGGTCTTCGTCAGCGGCAGCGCGATCGGCTACTACGGGGAGACCGGCGTGCGCGCCGTCGACGAGAGCGCGCCGCCGGGCAAGGGCTTCCTGCCCGCGCTGTGCGTGGAGTGGGAGGCCGCGGCGGCACCCGCCCGGGAGGCGGGCGTGCGCACGGTGTTCCCGCGGACCGGGCTGGTGGTCGCCCGCGGGGGCGGCGCCTGGGGCCGGCTCTTCCCGCTGTTCCGGGCCGGGCTCGGCGGGCGGCTGGGCGACGGGCGCCAGTACTGGTCGTTCATCGCGCTGCACGACGAGGTGGCGGCGATCCGCCATCTGATGGACCGGGACGACCTGTCCGGGCCGTTCAACCTGACCGCCCCGCGACCGCTGACGAACCGTGAGATCACCGCGGCGATGGGCCGGGTCCTGCACCGGCCGGCGCCCTTCGCGGTGCCGGCGCCGGTGCTGCGGGCCGTGCTCGGCGAGATGGCCGGCGATGTGCTGGGCAGCGCGCGGGTGTTGCCGGCGCGGCTGCTGGAGTCGGGGTTCCGGTTCACCTTCCCGGAGATCGAGGAGGCGATCCGGGCGGCGTGA